The Planctomycetaceae bacterium genomic interval ATTTATCCCGCTGCCGTCATCACCTTCTCGGTGCTGATCGTCACGATGATCATGATCGTCGTGGTGCCCAAGTTCGAGGACATCTTCACCAAGATGGGCAAGAACCTGCCGATGATCACGCAGATCCTGATCGTCACCAGCAACTTCGTCGTCAAAGGCGGATGGGCGATCATCCTGCTCTCGCCGCTGGCGGTCTGGGGCGCGTTAAAGTTGATCCGCTCCTCGGCCGGCGGCGCGTTTGCACTGGACTCGGCCAAGCTGCGCGTCCCGATCATGGGCACGATCGTCTCCAAGACCAGCGTGGCGCGCTTCGCCCGGACGCTGGGAACGCTGCTGTCGGCGGGCGTTCCGATCCTCGAGGCCCTCAACATCACCCGCAGCACCTGCGGAAACCAGGTCTTTGCCCGCGCTTTGGGCAAGGTGCATGACGGCATCCGCGAGGGCGAAAGCTTCGCCGAACCACTGCGACACACCAAGGTCGTCGAGCCCATGGTCGTCAACATGATCGACGTGGGCGAGGAGACCGGCGAACTGGACAACATGCTCGAGCGCGTGGCCGACAACTACGACGAAGACGTCGACAACATCGTCAGCGGCATGGTCTCGCTGCTCGAACCGATCATGGTCATCACCCTGGGCACGATCGTGGGCTTTATCGTCATCGCCCTG includes:
- a CDS encoding type II secretion system F family protein, giving the protein MATFVYEAMNNVGQPEKGEVDAATSAEAIGKIRAKGFFPTTIKEKSGAARKKGAAGGKGETKGRGLNITIGGGANRVGRVSSKQLTQMTRQLSTLIEAGLPILRSLRILEEQQKPGSLRVALRMVGDDVESGTTLSESMARHPKAFTALYTNMIRAGELGGVLEVVLKRLADFMEKSEALKKKVISAMIYPAAVITFSVLIVTMIMIVVVPKFEDIFTKMGKNLPMITQILIVTSNFVVKGGWAIILLSPLAVWGALKLIRSSAGGAFALDSAKLRVPIMGTIVSKTSVARFARTLGTLLSAGVPILEALNITRSTCGNQVFARALGKVHDGIREGESFAEPLRHTKVVEPMVVNMIDVGEETGELDNMLERVADNYDEDVDNIVSGMVSLLEPIMVITLGTIVGFIVIALFMPMVALLQNMGK